The following nucleotide sequence is from Acidobacteriota bacterium.
CATGAGGGGCATCTGTCCGCCCTCGAAGCCGGGGTTCTGGTGGAATCCGGAGCGGGACTTCTGTCCCTTGTGGCCCTTGCCGGCGGTCTTGCCGTGGCCGGAGCCCGGGCCGCGGCCGATGCGCTTGGGCTTCTTGACGGCGCCCTTGGCGGGCTTCAGCTCGGAGAGAAACATGGCCGTCCCCCTACTCTTCCGTGACCGTCAAGAGGTGCTTGACGGCGAAGATCATGCCGCGGATTTCCGGCCGGTCCGGGTAGCGCCGCGTGCTGTTCATTCTTCTGAGCCC
It contains:
- the rpmD gene encoding 50S ribosomal protein L30, which produces MKEKQLVVTLVRRPGTEKLRKVVWSMGLRRMNSTRRYPDRPEIRGMIFAVKHLLTVTEE